From Loxodonta africana isolate mLoxAfr1 chromosome 16, mLoxAfr1.hap2, whole genome shotgun sequence:
TTTCCCTCAGGAAAGCTCTTCAGAGGGGCCCCTCGCACTGGAAACCAGCATGTAGAAAGTCTGGGGAGGGGGGATTCGCAGGTGCATAGGCCTGGGCGAAGCGCTGCGCCCTGGCTCAGCTGGTGGCGGTCCCTGCCTCTGTCCGCAGGTCTGGGGGATGCTCCTCGCCCGGCCTTGTCTCCGCTGAAGCTCCCGGGGTCCCAGACGAGCGGAGCGGAGCGCAGAGGCGGACTCCGCGGGCCATGACTCCTCCGAGGGTGCAGGCGTCGCTCTTGCTGCTGGTGCTGGGCGGCTGTCTCCTCGCGGCCGCCGGGAGGGACAAGGGGTCGGCTGGCAGCGTGGCGCAGCCGGCTCCGGTCTCCGCGGGCGGCTCCTCGGGCCGTTTCGTCAGCCCCCAGAAGCACGCGTGCAGCTGGCAGCTCCTGCTTCCCGCCCCAGAGGCCGCGATCCGCAGCGAGCTAGCGCTTAGCTGCCAGAGCCCGGACGGGGCGCGCTACCAGTGCGCCTACCACGCGGAGCCCGAGCGCTGCGCCGCCTATGCGGCCCGCGGCGCGCACTACTGGAAGCATGTGCTGGGCCGGCTGCGTAAGAAGCGGCTGCCCTGCCACGACCCGGAGCGGTTCAGGGCCCGCATGTGCTCGGGCAAGAGGGGCCACGGCACCGAGCTGCGCCTCGCGCCCCGCCAGTCCCCTCCCGCGGGCCCCACCACCGCGGGCTTCCCAGGGGAGCCCAAACCGCGGGCCAGAGGCCGGGGGCGGCCCCGGGAGCCCGCGCCCGGCCCAGCCGCAGGGGCCCCGCCTCCCGTGAGCACGCCGTCCAAAAAGAGGCCTTCTGAGAAGAAGACCAAAGGGGGCAAGAGGAAGGGGGTCTCGAGCCCTGACGAGGAGCGACCCCTGGGGACCGGGCCAGACCTCGACGGGCTGGACGAAAACGCCGGGCTCACCGAGACCTACTGCGCTGAGAAGTGGCACTCCCTCTGCAACTTCTTTGTCAATTTCTGGAATGGCTGAGGCTTCTGGCCCCGGGAAGGGGGACGGACGAGGGGGATGGTGTGTGTGTAGGATTGGGGTGTGAGTGTGGGGGGTGGGCAGCGCAACGGGGAGGGGAAGCTAAGGGCATTGTTAGGGCAAAGGACCCCGGGATAGAGAGTAGGGAGGAGTCCAGCTTCTAGAATGGGAAAGGGCGCTTAGGATGAAAGTGTAGAGGTAC
This genomic window contains:
- the FGFBP3 gene encoding fibroblast growth factor-binding protein 3; the protein is MTPPRVQASLLLLVLGGCLLAAAGRDKGSAGSVAQPAPVSAGGSSGRFVSPQKHACSWQLLLPAPEAAIRSELALSCQSPDGARYQCAYHAEPERCAAYAARGAHYWKHVLGRLRKKRLPCHDPERFRARMCSGKRGHGTELRLAPRQSPPAGPTTAGFPGEPKPRARGRGRPREPAPGPAAGAPPPVSTPSKKRPSEKKTKGGKRKGVSSPDEERPLGTGPDLDGLDENAGLTETYCAEKWHSLCNFFVNFWNG